In a single window of the Dinghuibacter silviterrae genome:
- a CDS encoding RHS repeat domain-containing protein has product MDHFSPVVLDANDYYPFGSLMPGRAYNATGTYRYGFNGKENDNEVKGVGDQIDYGARVYDPRVGRFLSVDPLEDKFPFYSSYQYAGNKPTWAQDLDGAEELLGFPRWLSFPDPILSLPKIPTAPVPPLPPAPPILPGPVAMPQTPTLPPAPYLPMPPTSPSIVHNTPIDESTIDPNDASTYPTPPASLPGEWKVNPVKPGTKGYEKLKEKGATRLENERGDILRWHKADKWHPKSHWDFKPGGSPNNGWENYTPDGVKIPDGQIYGKDFNPPMLMYIDPTTFPPQEYPVYLQKEYQLSKQQQEEYLKNLQDYYQKMKDYQEKMQEYKKRRKEYDDKMQQYIKDNPNAIA; this is encoded by the coding sequence TGCTAACGACTACTACCCCTTCGGATCGTTGATGCCGGGACGCGCTTATAATGCCACTGGAACTTACCGCTATGGCTTCAATGGAAAAGAAAATGACAACGAGGTCAAGGGCGTTGGAGATCAAATCGACTATGGCGCCAGGGTATACGATCCGAGAGTTGGCAGGTTTTTGAGCGTAGACCCGTTGGAAGACAAATTTCCGTTTTACAGCTCATATCAATACGCAGGAAATAAACCCACTTGGGCTCAAGATTTAGACGGTGCTGAAGAGTTACTAGGGTTCCCACGTTGGCTCTCATTTCCGGATCCTATCCTTAGCCTTCCAAAAATTCCAACAGCCCCAGTCCCGCCACTTCCGCCCGCTCCACCAATTTTGCCGGGACCTGTTGCAATGCCACAAACACCAACCCTCCCCCCGGCACCTTATTTGCCAATGCCCCCGACATCGCCCTCAATTGTACATAATACGCCCATAGACGAATCTACAATTGATCCCAATGATGCTTCGACTTATCCCACACCACCGGCAAGCCTACCCGGTGAATGGAAAGTAAACCCCGTGAAACCCGGGACAAAAGGATATGAAAAATTGAAGGAAAAAGGAGCCACACGTTTAGAGAATGAGAGGGGCGATATTTTAAGATGGCACAAGGCAGATAAATGGCATCCCAAAAGTCACTGGGACTTCAAGCCGGGGGGGAGTCCAAATAATGGATGGGAAAATTATACACCAGACGGGGTAAAAATACCTGATGGTCAAATCTATGGGAAGGACTTTAATCCTCCAATGCTGATGTATATTGACCCAACAACATTTCCGCCGCAAGAATATCCTGTATATCTACAAAAGGAATACCAGTTAAGCAAACAGCAACAAGAAGAATATCTGAAGAATTTACAGGACTACTATCAAAAAATGAAAGACTACCAAGAAAAAATGCAGGAATACAAAAAGAGAAGAAAGGAGTATGACGATAAGATGCAACAATATATTAAAGACAACCCTAATGCAATCGCGTAA